The Bdellovibrionota bacterium genome has a window encoding:
- the uvrB gene encoding excinuclease ABC subunit UvrB: MTPKKLNNGNSPFRLTTDFVPKGDQPEAIDSLVAGLGENKPYQVLLGVTGSGKTFTVANMIAQTGKPALIIAPNKTLAAQLYNEFRNFFPENAVEYFVSYYDYYQPEAYVPTTDTYIEKDARINDEIDKMRHSATRSVLTRPDTIVVASVSCIYNLGSPEEYKAQLVSMNVGEEMERDALLRSLVDVQYQRNDYEFTRSTFRVRGDVVEIFPSHEEKRALRISFFGDEIEKIREFDPLTGQSIRELPSAAVYPGTHYVTPKDKLRRAIQSIQDELRGRLQELRSLNKLLEAQRLEQRTLFDIEMMEEMGFCSGIENYTRHLTGAAAGERPPTLLDYFPKDFVCVIDESHVTIPQIGGMFRGDRSRKSTLVEYGFRLPSALDNRPMTFEEFEAFPKRTVFVSATPGPYELKSTKGEVIEQIIRPTGLTDPELEVRPATQQVDDLLGEIRKRVERNERVLVTTLTKRMAEDLTDYYRELNVKVEYLHSDVDTLERVEILRDLRLGKFDVLVGINLLREGLDLPEVSLVAILDADKEGFLRSITSLIQTFGRASRNVRGRVIMYGDQVTQSMQKAIHETQRRREIQARYNQENNITPATIERIIHSPMAAVYEADYVDFAKAAEPSEEYIPLENVTSMVEKLRKEMFKAAQNLEFEQAAELRDKILRLQKRSVMTG; the protein is encoded by the coding sequence GTGACGCCAAAGAAGTTGAATAACGGGAACAGCCCTTTTCGGCTTACCACCGATTTCGTGCCGAAAGGGGATCAGCCGGAAGCGATTGATTCGCTGGTGGCCGGTCTCGGTGAGAACAAACCGTATCAAGTTCTTCTCGGAGTGACCGGTTCCGGCAAGACGTTCACCGTGGCGAACATGATCGCTCAGACGGGGAAGCCCGCTCTGATCATCGCTCCGAACAAAACGCTGGCGGCGCAACTCTACAACGAATTCCGGAATTTTTTCCCGGAGAACGCCGTCGAATATTTCGTCAGCTACTACGACTATTATCAGCCTGAAGCCTACGTTCCGACGACCGACACGTATATTGAGAAAGACGCCCGAATCAACGATGAAATCGACAAGATGCGCCACTCGGCGACGAGGTCCGTTCTCACGCGGCCCGACACGATCGTCGTCGCGTCCGTATCCTGCATCTACAACTTGGGCAGTCCCGAGGAGTACAAGGCACAATTGGTTTCGATGAACGTCGGCGAGGAGATGGAACGGGACGCCCTTCTTCGCAGCCTGGTCGACGTTCAGTACCAGCGAAACGACTATGAATTCACGCGGAGCACGTTCCGTGTACGGGGCGATGTCGTGGAGATCTTTCCGTCGCACGAAGAGAAACGGGCCCTCCGGATTTCCTTTTTCGGCGATGAAATCGAGAAAATAAGGGAATTCGATCCGCTGACCGGCCAGTCAATTCGCGAATTGCCGAGTGCGGCGGTCTATCCCGGAACTCACTACGTGACCCCAAAAGACAAGCTCCGGCGGGCCATTCAGAGTATCCAAGACGAGTTGCGCGGGCGATTGCAGGAGCTTCGAAGCTTAAACAAATTGCTCGAGGCCCAGCGTCTGGAGCAGCGCACGCTGTTCGATATCGAAATGATGGAGGAAATGGGCTTTTGTTCGGGAATTGAAAATTACACCCGGCATCTGACCGGGGCTGCCGCCGGCGAGCGGCCGCCGACGCTCCTGGATTATTTCCCCAAAGATTTCGTTTGCGTCATCGACGAAAGCCACGTCACCATCCCTCAGATCGGCGGAATGTTTCGAGGGGACCGCAGCCGCAAGAGCACATTGGTGGAATACGGTTTTCGCCTCCCCTCCGCCCTGGACAATCGCCCGATGACGTTTGAAGAGTTCGAGGCATTTCCCAAGAGGACCGTGTTCGTATCGGCGACGCCCGGACCCTATGAACTGAAGAGCACGAAAGGGGAGGTGATTGAGCAAATTATCCGACCGACCGGACTTACGGATCCGGAACTCGAAGTCCGCCCGGCCACGCAACAAGTGGACGATTTGTTGGGTGAGATACGCAAACGGGTCGAGCGAAATGAACGGGTTCTGGTGACGACGCTCACCAAGCGAATGGCGGAGGATCTGACGGACTATTATCGGGAACTGAACGTGAAAGTGGAATATCTCCACTCCGACGTCGATACGCTCGAGCGGGTGGAGATTCTTCGCGACCTGCGCCTCGGGAAATTCGACGTGTTGGTCGGCATCAACTTATTGCGCGAGGGGCTCGATCTTCCGGAGGTTTCTCTTGTGGCTATTTTGGATGCCGACAAAGAAGGTTTTCTCCGGTCCATCACTTCGTTAATCCAGACCTTCGGCCGGGCGTCTCGAAACGTCCGTGGGCGGGTGATCATGTACGGGGATCAGGTCACGCAATCGATGCAAAAAGCGATCCACGAAACGCAACGACGGCGCGAGATACAGGCTCGCTACAACCAAGAGAACAACATTACGCCGGCGACGATCGAGCGGATAATACATTCGCCGATGGCGGCCGTGTATGAGGCCGACTACGTGGATTTCGCGAAAGCCGCCGAGCCATCCGAGGAATATATTCCCCTTGAAAATGTCACGTCGATGGTGGAAAAGCTCCGTAAAGAGATGTTTAAGGCCGCCCAGAACTTGGAATTCGAACAGGCTGCCGAGCTTCGAGACAAGATTTTGCGCCTTCAAAAGCGCTCCGTGATGACGGGATGA